A stretch of Fundicoccus culcitae DNA encodes these proteins:
- a CDS encoding ABC transporter permease: MAIYTIKRILQGLLVIFIVSIITFLVLKVIPSDPAALILGTDATPESLAALRESMGLNDPLIFQYGEWIVNTLKGDLGRSYYFGQEVSQLIGERLPVTITLAIISTVVSFIIALILGIIAAINKFTWVDYLIRLTTQITAAMPTFWVGMIALTYLAARWGWFPVAGRFDLGADFWGSIRSIILPSLVLAISQVGSLIRQVRTAMMNALSSEYMIATNVKGLSRFRAIFVYALRSAIMTPVTVAALQFAGLFGGTAVIETVFSLAGLGRLLVVSVEQRDMVLLQGIILFITSVVIMISVLTDIFYALVNKTIKLEGNA; encoded by the coding sequence ATGGCAATTTATACGATAAAACGAATATTACAAGGTCTACTTGTCATCTTTATCGTATCCATTATCACTTTCTTAGTTTTAAAGGTAATCCCATCGGATCCCGCGGCACTTATCCTAGGGACTGATGCCACACCAGAAAGTTTAGCTGCCTTACGAGAATCAATGGGTCTAAATGATCCATTGATTTTTCAATATGGGGAATGGATAGTGAATACATTAAAAGGTGATTTAGGTAGAAGTTATTATTTTGGACAAGAGGTTAGTCAGCTAATCGGTGAACGTTTACCAGTAACGATTACGTTAGCAATCATTTCGACAGTAGTAAGTTTTATTATCGCACTTATTTTAGGAATTATTGCAGCCATTAATAAATTTACTTGGGTAGACTATTTAATTCGGTTGACGACACAAATAACCGCTGCCATGCCAACCTTTTGGGTGGGGATGATTGCCTTAACCTACTTAGCCGCACGCTGGGGTTGGTTCCCCGTAGCCGGACGCTTTGATCTAGGCGCTGATTTTTGGGGGAGCATTCGTTCCATCATCCTTCCTTCATTAGTCTTAGCTATTTCACAAGTCGGTTCACTTATCAGACAAGTGAGAACCGCCATGATGAACGCCCTCAGTTCCGAATACATGATTGCAACAAACGTAAAAGGGCTAAGTCGCTTCAGAGCAATTTTCGTCTATGCCTTGCGCTCAGCCATTATGACACCTGTGACGGTGGCAGCCTTGCAATTTGCAGGATTATTCGGCGGGACGGCTGTGATTGAAACCGTCTTTTCACTTGCTGGACTGGGGCGTCTGCTCGTCGTGAGCGTCGAACAACGTGATATGGTACTCCTACAAGGCATTATATTATTCATTACATCGGTGGTTATCATGATTTCAGTGCTGACCGATATTTTCTATGCTTTAGTTAATAAAACCATCAAATTGGAGGGAAATGCATGA
- a CDS encoding ABC transporter permease, which produces MSQVQIQSSVKKYGIKFSLYIGIFFILIFLALFLLSFVYPNDPTEFDMTNRFAMPSRDRLLGTDQFGRDVLARVMHSMRSVFTVGIGSVTVGMVIGTAIGTIAGASPQWLERILMSIIDGLIAFPGVLLAMLIVFLVGRGSLNTILAIGIMMIPVFARLAYSTMLEHQSKLYIKAAVSYGLSKPKIIWNHIFPALLPKIITQFTSSVAGAITIESSLSFLGLGIQPPDASLGLMLREAQQHVLLYPFQIMPAGIALIIVVLGFIFVGDALNDKLTTRRGV; this is translated from the coding sequence ATGAGTCAAGTACAGATACAGTCATCCGTTAAAAAATACGGCATTAAATTTTCCCTCTATATCGGTATTTTCTTTATCCTTATTTTCTTAGCCTTGTTCCTCCTATCCTTTGTCTACCCAAACGATCCCACAGAATTTGATATGACCAACCGCTTTGCCATGCCAAGTCGCGACCGCCTTTTAGGAACCGACCAATTTGGACGCGATGTATTAGCGCGTGTCATGCATTCGATGCGGTCTGTTTTTACGGTTGGCATTGGCTCAGTGACCGTTGGAATGGTGATCGGGACAGCCATCGGTACCATTGCAGGCGCTAGCCCGCAATGGCTTGAACGGATTTTGATGAGCATCATCGACGGACTGATTGCTTTTCCAGGAGTACTCTTAGCCATGCTGATTGTCTTTTTAGTTGGCCGCGGTTCACTGAACACCATCTTAGCTATTGGGATTATGATGATTCCAGTGTTCGCTCGTCTGGCTTATTCAACCATGTTGGAGCACCAATCCAAATTGTATATTAAAGCGGCGGTCAGCTATGGTCTCAGCAAGCCTAAAATCATTTGGAATCATATTTTTCCAGCCTTATTGCCCAAAATCATTACCCAATTTACCTCCAGTGTGGCCGGTGCTATTACCATCGAGTCATCCCTATCCTTTCTAGGTTTGGGAATTCAGCCGCCTGATGCCTCGTTAGGCTTGATGTTACGCGAAGCACAGCAACATGTTTTATTGTATCCTTTTCAAATTATGCCAGCGGGTATTGCTTTAATTATCGTCGTGCTCGGCTTTATTTTTGTGGGTGACGCCCTTAACGACAAACTGACCACGAGACGAGGTGTTTAG